A region of the Candidatus Dojkabacteria bacterium genome:
TAGGTGGTGGAATATATGCCGGTTTGGCAATTCTAGACACAATGAACCATATAAGCTGTGATGTTAGTACAATTGTTGTAGGTCAGGCACTTTCGATGGGTTCAGTGCTTTTGGCAGCTGGCAAAAAAGGTAAACGATACGCATTGCCAAACAGTACAATAATGATTCATCAACCAATGATTACGTTAAAATCAACTCTGCAGGCGGCGGATATTGAGATTGAGGCAAAAGAAGTAAACAGATTAAAAGATATTCTTGCGAAAATGCTTGCAGACTATACAAGTCAGTCAAAGGAAACGGTAAAAAAAGATATGGATAGAGATAATTGGATGGACACTCAAATCGCACTTAAGTATGGTATAATCGACAAGATTTTGAAGTAGGGATTTATTAAAAGTAAAGTCCGCTTAGC
Encoded here:
- a CDS encoding ATP-dependent Clp protease proteolytic subunit is translated as MIPTVLERSKTGEVSYDLYSRLLKDRIVFVHGEINMEMANIVVAQLLYLQKQAPKEDISMYINSVGGGIYAGLAILDTMNHISCDVSTIVVGQALSMGSVLLAAGKKGKRYALPNSTIMIHQPMITLKSTLQAADIEIEAKEVNRLKDILAKMLADYTSQSKETVKKDMDRDNWMDTQIALKYGIIDKILK